In one Verrucomicrobiota bacterium genomic region, the following are encoded:
- a CDS encoding GTP-binding protein: protein MESDIQDTNMDLLRFTTAGSVDDGKSTLIGRLLYDSKSIFEDQWDAVEVSSKKKGDENVNLALLTDGLKAEREQGITIDVAYRYYATPRRKFIIADTPGHIQYTRNMVTGASTANLAILLVDARNGVIEQTCRHAFIATLLQIQHIVVCVNKMDLVDWDEAAYRKVESDFRKFASRLDLADVRFIPISALLGDNVVDRSKNMPWYGGSPLLETLETVYIGDAQNHVDARFPVQWVIRPQSAEHHDFRGYAGRIASGVFKPGDEVTVLPSGFNSRIKSIHSMDGEQSEAFAPQSVSMLLYDNIDISRGDMIVKPNNKPNVGQDIEAMICWFSDNETLRPGSRFLMKHTTKEVKAIVRESRYKVNVNTLHKLEGDPEFKLNEVGRISLRVSAPLFYDSYKNNRTTGSFILVDINTNATVAAGMII from the coding sequence ATGGAATCAGACATACAAGACACGAATATGGACCTACTGCGCTTTACCACGGCGGGTAGCGTCGACGATGGTAAGAGTACGCTGATCGGGCGATTGTTGTACGACAGTAAATCGATCTTTGAAGACCAGTGGGATGCTGTCGAAGTCTCCTCTAAAAAGAAGGGCGATGAAAATGTTAACCTTGCCCTATTAACAGACGGTTTGAAAGCGGAGCGAGAGCAAGGCATCACGATCGATGTCGCTTACCGCTACTATGCTACTCCGCGCCGCAAATTCATTATAGCTGATACACCTGGTCATATTCAGTACACGCGAAATATGGTAACGGGTGCCTCGACCGCAAATTTGGCCATCCTTCTTGTCGATGCGCGAAATGGAGTGATCGAGCAAACGTGCCGACATGCCTTTATTGCCACGCTTTTACAGATCCAGCACATAGTAGTGTGTGTAAATAAAATGGATCTCGTGGATTGGGATGAAGCGGCATACCGCAAAGTTGAGTCCGATTTTAGAAAATTTGCATCCCGTTTGGATTTAGCCGATGTCCGGTTTATTCCTATAAGTGCTTTACTTGGAGACAATGTCGTCGATCGTTCTAAGAATATGCCCTGGTACGGGGGATCGCCACTATTGGAAACGCTGGAAACGGTTTACATCGGAGATGCTCAAAATCACGTGGATGCTCGATTTCCGGTCCAATGGGTCATACGGCCTCAATCAGCCGAACATCACGATTTCAGGGGTTATGCCGGGCGTATTGCCAGTGGTGTTTTCAAGCCAGGTGATGAAGTCACGGTTTTGCCTTCTGGATTCAATAGTCGGATAAAATCTATCCATTCAATGGATGGAGAACAAAGTGAAGCCTTTGCTCCTCAATCGGTTTCGATGCTTCTTTATGATAACATCGACATCAGTCGAGGGGATATGATTGTTAAGCCCAACAATAAACCTAACGTGGGCCAGGATATCGAAGCCATGATTTGTTGGTTCTCAGATAACGAGACCTTGCGTCCAGGAAGTCGGTTTTTAATGAAACATACCACTAAGGAAGTAAAGGCCATCGTTCGCGAATCCCGCTACAAAGTGAATGTTAACACCTTGCATAAGTTGGAGGGCGATCCTGAGTTCAAATTGAACGAAGTGGGTCGTATCAGTCTGAGGGTTTCAGCACCACTGTTCTACGACAGTTATAAAAATAACCGAACGACTGGAAGTTTCATACTGGTTGACATAAATACCAATGCCACCGTCGCTGCGGGAATGATTATTTAG
- a CDS encoding transposase: MARKARVEYEGACYHVINRGNFRQNIFTEPGAAESFEKALFEAIDKYGWKLSAYVIMSNHFHLALELMEPNLSLGMKWLQGTWVMRNNLFLKRVGRPFQGRYKSILIEPGVLNNVVSYIHLNARRAGLEKKGEIGSYRWSSLHLLPNRRMRPVNLLPDEALISLGGLKDSGYAWKKYYQYLEALAENEPRQRELEFEKLSKGWCRGSQTFRKEQLKSLKDKESFLDRAKLNKVGKADLRDLAESIWEDRLEQFAKDFGISLNQLGTLKSDPQKVILATLMKRRTSASNGWLAARLKMGHPASVSQFVGRFSRGESPEWKQVEVYLSRSKV, translated from the coding sequence ATGGCGAGAAAAGCACGAGTAGAGTATGAGGGAGCCTGTTATCACGTAATCAACCGCGGTAACTTCCGTCAGAATATTTTTACTGAGCCTGGAGCTGCTGAGTCTTTTGAGAAGGCACTTTTTGAGGCCATTGATAAGTACGGCTGGAAGCTGAGCGCGTATGTGATCATGAGCAATCACTTCCATCTGGCTCTGGAACTGATGGAACCAAATCTCAGTTTGGGAATGAAATGGCTTCAGGGGACCTGGGTGATGAGAAACAATCTTTTCCTCAAGCGCGTAGGCAGACCGTTCCAGGGTCGCTATAAGTCGATTCTCATCGAACCCGGTGTGCTCAATAACGTGGTTTCTTACATTCACCTCAATGCAAGGCGTGCGGGCCTTGAAAAGAAGGGAGAGATAGGGAGTTATCGCTGGAGCAGTTTACATTTATTGCCGAATAGACGAATGCGCCCAGTCAATCTGCTGCCCGACGAAGCTTTAATTTCTCTGGGAGGACTGAAAGACAGCGGCTATGCCTGGAAAAAGTATTATCAATACCTGGAAGCCCTGGCAGAAAATGAACCGCGTCAACGGGAGCTTGAGTTTGAGAAGTTGAGCAAAGGTTGGTGCCGTGGTAGTCAGACGTTTCGCAAAGAGCAGTTGAAAAGCCTGAAAGACAAGGAATCATTTCTGGACAGAGCCAAGTTGAATAAAGTGGGCAAAGCTGACTTGAGAGACTTGGCCGAATCTATATGGGAAGATCGACTGGAACAGTTTGCGAAAGACTTTGGAATCTCTTTAAACCAGCTTGGCACCCTGAAGTCGGACCCACAAAAAGTGATATTGGCGACGCTCATGAAAAGACGTACGTCAGCGAGCAATGGCTGGCTCGCCGCACGGTTAAAGATGGGGCATCCCGCGAGTGTCAGCCAGTTTGTCGGTAGATTTTCCCGTGGAGAAAGTCCGGAGTGGAAGCAAGTGGAGGTTTATTTGTCGAGATCCAAGGTATGA
- a CDS encoding glycosyltransferase family 4 protein — MNILFVHYGTFAANSMNHIGPFAAELKKLGHEVAITLPELDPTFFFFPHQEVPVFSYEDMLGNPKRFNGTGPDIVHVWTPREIVRQFFEKLNQTIETRCIIHLEDNEEAIRSDSPLNKEEVLSRTDPLHGPWFIGLADAFTVITESLSRTLPEAKPIHILEPGFDLRAAKKNQEPKFHKNTFGIPEAFKIITYPGGASGHNKEDLCDLYTAIHLLNEHGTPTILMKTGFPDGETRKSIPAGANQWIRDVGYLPRDQVWRLIELADVVVQPGRINEYNAYRLPSKLPDFLCLGRPLVTTRTNLGERLIHGKQALLLEESNPKEIAARCQELFSNAELAKTIAKAGQIAGQEWFDLSKNTSQLAKFYEEIIALPQNTLSRSSGNQVENAVKALEIELSTIKKPSKEAEQIGDYLINVRSAQNNVEGTKRRVPQTLLEMQVYYPQEPEKLELGSLRFWYSGQKRHIWLIPFSPPQPMEWLRLDPGQYPGTYFIKSWSLLDANQAPVFEWNPHEASQVTCQANGVSLGAKTEDGQEFWSLTHDPQLLFAPLPEIETGQIQWLKVEILATEIESPLSNQLTLKRRPKTLEDKAVSSLNEKIDYLLETLAQRRSPLLRFIHRLKKR, encoded by the coding sequence ATGAATATTCTCTTTGTGCACTATGGTACCTTCGCCGCAAACAGCATGAATCATATTGGCCCATTTGCTGCGGAACTTAAAAAGCTGGGACACGAAGTCGCCATAACTTTACCCGAACTGGATCCCACTTTCTTCTTTTTCCCTCACCAGGAAGTTCCCGTATTTTCGTACGAGGACATGCTCGGAAATCCAAAGCGGTTTAATGGGACTGGTCCGGATATCGTCCATGTCTGGACGCCTAGAGAGATTGTTCGGCAATTTTTCGAAAAACTTAATCAGACCATTGAGACACGGTGCATCATCCATCTGGAAGATAACGAAGAAGCCATTCGAAGCGATTCTCCGTTAAATAAAGAAGAAGTCCTAAGTAGAACAGATCCCCTGCATGGACCGTGGTTCATAGGACTAGCCGACGCATTTACGGTAATAACCGAAAGTCTTTCCAGAACATTACCTGAGGCGAAACCGATTCACATTCTGGAACCTGGTTTCGATTTACGTGCTGCAAAGAAAAACCAGGAACCAAAATTCCATAAAAATACATTCGGGATACCAGAAGCATTCAAAATAATCACCTACCCTGGAGGCGCATCTGGCCACAACAAGGAGGATCTCTGCGATCTCTACACTGCTATTCATCTTCTCAATGAACACGGGACTCCCACGATTCTCATGAAAACCGGTTTCCCTGATGGGGAGACACGAAAGTCCATCCCGGCAGGTGCCAACCAATGGATTAGAGATGTTGGATACTTACCGCGAGATCAAGTATGGCGTCTGATCGAATTGGCAGATGTCGTAGTGCAACCCGGCCGCATTAATGAGTACAATGCATATCGTCTTCCATCCAAGCTTCCAGATTTTCTCTGCCTCGGTCGACCTCTGGTGACGACCCGAACGAACCTGGGAGAAAGGTTAATCCACGGGAAACAGGCTTTGCTGCTCGAAGAATCCAACCCGAAAGAAATTGCAGCCCGCTGCCAGGAATTGTTTTCAAACGCCGAATTGGCCAAGACGATTGCCAAAGCAGGTCAGATAGCCGGGCAGGAATGGTTCGATTTATCAAAAAACACGTCTCAGCTGGCAAAATTCTATGAGGAGATAATTGCACTACCCCAAAACACGCTTTCACGGTCCTCCGGGAATCAGGTTGAGAATGCGGTTAAAGCACTGGAAATAGAATTATCTACGATTAAGAAACCGAGTAAAGAAGCTGAACAAATCGGAGACTACTTAATAAACGTTCGTTCAGCACAGAACAATGTGGAGGGAACCAAGAGGCGGGTGCCTCAGACTCTGTTGGAAATGCAGGTCTACTATCCACAGGAACCTGAAAAGCTGGAACTGGGATCACTTCGTTTTTGGTATAGTGGACAGAAGAGACATATCTGGCTTATTCCGTTTTCTCCCCCGCAACCCATGGAATGGCTTCGACTTGACCCTGGGCAATACCCCGGCACCTACTTTATAAAATCCTGGTCATTGCTGGACGCTAATCAGGCTCCCGTTTTTGAATGGAATCCTCATGAAGCATCTCAGGTTACCTGCCAGGCAAATGGCGTGAGCCTAGGAGCCAAAACGGAAGATGGACAAGAATTCTGGAGCTTGACCCATGATCCTCAGTTGCTGTTTGCTCCACTACCAGAAATAGAAACCGGGCAAATCCAATGGTTAAAGGTTGAGATATTGGCGACTGAAATTGAATCTCCTCTCTCGAATCAACTCACCCTGAAAAGAAGACCTAAAACGCTGGAAGATAAAGCCGTGAGTAGCCTTAACGAGAAGATAGATTACCTATTGGAAACATTGGCACAACGAAGGTCTCCATTACTTCGTTTCATTCACCGTCTCAAAAAAAGATAA
- a CDS encoding glycosyltransferase family 2 protein, which yields MPESIKLLSIIIPAKDEVGCIKETLQNLFAALRPKGIAFEIVVVDDHSSDNTWKILTEMQEGHSEIRGVKNTGDPGFGNAIQFGLSKMSGDAVVIFMADQSDDPADVVRYWHKLNEGHDCVFGSRFVEGGEIKDYPTFKFLLNRFANKFIQMMFGIRLNDTTNAFKAYRKEVIDGCQPLLSPHFNLTVELPLKAIIRGYSWTVIPITWQNRKSGSAKFKIKEMGSRYIFIILYAWLEKFFARGDYHRSKNPQKRGHTLDLDK from the coding sequence ATGCCCGAATCAATCAAACTCCTTTCAATAATTATCCCAGCCAAGGATGAGGTAGGGTGCATCAAGGAGACCCTGCAAAATCTTTTTGCCGCACTGCGACCTAAGGGAATTGCTTTCGAGATTGTAGTGGTGGATGACCATAGCTCGGACAATACCTGGAAGATTCTGACAGAAATGCAGGAAGGACATTCGGAAATTCGGGGAGTGAAGAATACCGGCGACCCTGGATTCGGGAATGCTATTCAGTTTGGACTCTCGAAAATGTCCGGAGATGCCGTTGTGATTTTTATGGCCGACCAATCAGACGATCCGGCAGACGTCGTTCGCTACTGGCACAAACTTAATGAAGGCCATGACTGTGTTTTCGGCAGTCGGTTTGTAGAAGGAGGAGAGATCAAGGACTATCCTACTTTCAAATTTCTACTGAATCGGTTCGCAAACAAGTTCATTCAAATGATGTTTGGTATTCGTCTGAACGATACCACCAATGCTTTCAAGGCCTACAGAAAAGAGGTCATCGATGGATGCCAACCACTGCTGTCTCCGCATTTTAATCTGACAGTTGAACTGCCTCTGAAGGCAATCATACGTGGTTACTCCTGGACCGTAATTCCGATCACCTGGCAAAATCGAAAGAGTGGATCCGCAAAGTTTAAAATCAAGGAGATGGGCAGCCGCTATATCTTCATCATCCTATACGCTTGGCTAGAAAAATTCTTTGCCCGAGGGGACTACCACCGGTCCAAAAATCCTCAAAAAAGGGGTCATACCTTGGATCTCGACAAATAA
- the cysC gene encoding adenylyl-sulfate kinase encodes MTEETKEIHPDFSGLLPRNLKETHLNQRGHVFWFYGLSGSGKSTLAYALEKQLFAEGFFVQVLDGDNVRTGLNSNLGFSDEDRSENIRRISEVAKLFAQSGVITLVSFITPKIELRERAKAVIGEKDFTEIFVEASYETCAERDVKGLYAKAKSGELKQFTGKDSAFEAPVSDKVITVNTELSGVEDCSAALLQNILPLIQFSE; translated from the coding sequence ATGACTGAAGAGACTAAAGAAATACATCCGGATTTTTCAGGGTTACTCCCCCGGAACCTTAAAGAGACTCATTTGAACCAACGTGGCCATGTGTTCTGGTTTTACGGCCTGTCTGGCTCCGGTAAGAGTACATTGGCCTATGCTCTTGAAAAGCAATTGTTTGCCGAGGGTTTTTTTGTGCAGGTTTTGGATGGTGACAATGTGCGCACAGGTCTGAACAGCAATCTCGGATTCTCGGATGAGGATCGTTCAGAAAATATTCGCCGGATTTCTGAGGTGGCAAAGTTGTTTGCGCAGTCCGGTGTCATTACGCTGGTTTCTTTCATAACGCCCAAAATCGAACTGCGGGAACGAGCGAAGGCCGTTATCGGAGAGAAGGACTTCACCGAAATTTTTGTGGAAGCGTCGTATGAAACGTGTGCGGAGCGGGATGTAAAAGGGCTTTATGCGAAAGCGAAATCCGGTGAGTTAAAGCAATTTACGGGAAAAGACTCGGCATTTGAAGCTCCTGTATCGGACAAAGTTATCACTGTTAACACAGAGCTGTCCGGTGTTGAAGACTGTTCAGCTGCGCTGCTGCAAAACATCCTCCCGCTAATCCAATTTTCCGAATAA
- a CDS encoding aldolase/citrate lyase family protein, translated as MQSVRKRLKAGETLIGSWINSGSPAIAELMATTGFDFLCIDAEHSAVDLPQIQQMFQAMHSGNPNCANVIRLHGVDFSFVKRYLDAGAQGIIAPLVMNRSDAELLIRATKYPPMGDRGVGFCRANQYGMNLATNVVTANEDIFVAVQIEHIDAVDCIDDILEVEGIDAVFVGPYDLSASMGLTAQFDHPDYIAARTRVLNACKAKGIAPGIHVVPPDADLFIEQNQEGYKLMAYSLDITMILESCKSALSKIRASF; from the coding sequence ATGCAATCAGTCAGAAAACGCTTAAAAGCTGGGGAAACCCTAATTGGAAGTTGGATCAACTCGGGGAGTCCTGCAATTGCCGAGCTTATGGCAACAACGGGATTCGACTTTTTATGCATCGATGCTGAACACTCCGCAGTTGATCTACCACAAATTCAGCAAATGTTTCAGGCGATGCATTCGGGGAATCCAAATTGCGCCAATGTAATCAGACTGCATGGAGTCGATTTTTCGTTTGTTAAACGTTATTTGGATGCTGGTGCCCAAGGTATTATTGCGCCTCTGGTTATGAATCGTTCGGACGCTGAGTTACTTATAAGAGCTACCAAATATCCTCCTATGGGTGATCGGGGAGTCGGATTTTGCAGGGCGAATCAATATGGAATGAATTTGGCGACCAATGTGGTGACTGCAAACGAAGATATTTTTGTTGCCGTTCAGATTGAACATATCGACGCCGTAGATTGCATCGACGATATTCTTGAAGTTGAAGGAATCGATGCGGTTTTTGTTGGCCCGTATGATCTCTCCGCTTCGATGGGGCTTACTGCCCAGTTCGATCATCCCGACTATATTGCTGCCAGAACGCGTGTCCTGAATGCTTGCAAGGCGAAAGGGATTGCCCCTGGGATTCACGTCGTTCCACCTGATGCCGACTTGTTCATTGAACAGAATCAAGAGGGGTATAAGCTTATGGCGTACAGCTTGGATATTACCATGATCCTTGAGTCCTGTAAAAGTGCTCTCTCAAAAATTCGCGCTTCTTTCTAA
- the cysD gene encoding sulfate adenylyltransferase subunit CysD produces MDYRLSHIKQLESEAIFIMREVAAQFENPVLLFSGGKDSIVMLHLALKAFHPAKLPFPLLHVDTGHNFPETIKFRDELLEKLGERLIVRLVQDSIDQGKVTEEKGVNASRNRLQIVTLLDAIEEFNFDACLGGARRDEEKARAKERFFSHRDEFGQWDPKNQRPELWNLFNGKKHFGENFRIFPLSNWTELDVWQYILWEQIDLPPIYFSHKREVFNRQGVLLAKSEFVTPSDSEPVEERVVRFRTVGDMTNTGAVESPANSVEDIVVEVAAARVTERGARADDKRSETAMEDRKKEGYF; encoded by the coding sequence ATGGACTACCGACTAAGTCATATCAAACAACTGGAATCCGAAGCGATTTTCATCATGCGAGAAGTCGCGGCTCAGTTTGAGAATCCTGTGTTGCTCTTCTCTGGCGGCAAGGACTCGATCGTGATGCTGCACCTGGCCTTGAAGGCGTTTCACCCGGCCAAACTTCCGTTTCCGTTGCTCCACGTTGATACGGGGCATAACTTTCCGGAGACTATAAAGTTCCGCGATGAGCTCTTGGAAAAGCTCGGGGAACGGCTTATCGTGAGATTGGTTCAGGATTCCATTGACCAAGGCAAGGTGACAGAAGAAAAGGGAGTCAACGCCAGTCGCAATCGGCTTCAGATAGTTACGCTCTTGGATGCAATCGAAGAATTCAACTTTGATGCGTGTTTGGGAGGCGCCCGTCGGGACGAAGAGAAGGCCCGGGCCAAAGAGCGTTTCTTTTCACATAGAGACGAGTTTGGTCAATGGGATCCGAAAAATCAGCGTCCTGAGTTATGGAACTTGTTTAACGGGAAGAAGCACTTTGGTGAGAATTTTCGGATATTTCCCTTGAGCAACTGGACGGAGCTGGATGTTTGGCAGTATATCCTTTGGGAGCAGATTGACCTTCCGCCTATTTACTTTTCTCACAAGCGGGAAGTCTTTAACCGGCAGGGCGTTTTACTGGCCAAGTCCGAATTTGTAACCCCGTCGGATAGTGAACCGGTGGAGGAGCGAGTTGTGCGTTTCAGAACGGTGGGTGATATGACCAATACCGGCGCCGTGGAATCTCCCGCCAATTCTGTTGAGGACATTGTGGTAGAGGTAGCTGCAGCCCGTGTGACAGAGCGGGGTGCGCGAGCCGACGATAAACGTTCGGAAACTGCGATGGAGGACCGAAAGAAAGAAGGATACTTTTAA
- a CDS encoding glycosyltransferase family 2 protein, protein MPLLKRLSRVFSEFVPIINYRHDIIETPTGVRCVIDGPRWLRPKQREFLLRGWCYHKTKTIEAVRLISKYGTQIARFGIERHDLLEAFNTKNERVLYSGFEVPMKVGRGSTNFKLETKFKGGDWEPLISEYLVRPRLKAFDPENSVRGKHPYTQWVKKYDTLSLEDRNAICAHIKTFARKPEISIVVPTYNTSVKLLDTMVNSVRRQLYEHWELCIADDNSTDKRTLKRLKYWTEKDSRINVSFRNENGHISACSNTAIEMAKGEFTALLDHDDELPIHALYYVALEIINHPEAHIIYSDEDKITPDGYRLDPYFKPDFGIDLLCSHNFVSHLGVYRTELLRKVGGFREDFVGSQDWDLVLRCLDHISADNIRHIPRVLYHWRLSNDSTSASVGNKDYAVTSGHRALQEYLDKHEPNGKVEKGPTTGSFRIRYITPNDPLVSIIILSKNNAKLLQKCVDSIIEKTRYSNYELIIVDNGSDEEDALSFLGSLNKKDRVSVLNNPVPFNFSKLNNWASEKAEGEVLLFLNNDMEVVEEDWLAELVSHAIRNNVGPVGTKLLYPDDYIQHAGMIMGVAGIAGHAFKFLHRQNPGHIGRAGIIQNYSAVTAACMAIRKSVFRELGGFDGENFGTAYNDADLCLRAWQKGYRTVYTPYAMLYHHESASRGLENNTEKKERWQKEADAFKKQWAETIGNDPFYNPAFSLNTEDFGLAKPPRYKRPWDQFLEKSNKAQRDD, encoded by the coding sequence ATGCCGCTCCTTAAAAGGTTATCCCGAGTATTTAGCGAGTTCGTGCCGATTATTAACTATCGGCACGACATTATCGAGACTCCGACTGGAGTGCGCTGCGTTATCGATGGACCCCGATGGTTGCGACCGAAGCAGCGCGAGTTCCTATTAAGGGGTTGGTGCTATCATAAAACCAAAACAATCGAAGCAGTCAGGCTCATCAGCAAATATGGTACCCAAATTGCGCGGTTTGGCATTGAGCGGCACGACCTGCTGGAAGCGTTTAATACCAAAAATGAGCGTGTTCTTTACTCAGGTTTTGAAGTACCAATGAAAGTCGGTCGTGGCTCCACTAATTTTAAACTGGAAACGAAATTCAAAGGAGGCGACTGGGAACCTCTTATCTCCGAATACCTTGTGCGCCCGCGACTTAAGGCATTCGATCCGGAAAACTCTGTCAGGGGAAAACATCCCTATACCCAGTGGGTAAAGAAATATGACACGCTGAGTCTCGAAGATCGCAACGCCATTTGTGCCCACATCAAAACCTTTGCCCGCAAACCAGAGATCTCTATAGTAGTTCCGACCTACAACACCTCAGTAAAGCTTCTGGACACCATGGTGAATAGTGTCCGAAGGCAGCTTTACGAACACTGGGAACTCTGTATTGCCGACGATAACTCGACGGACAAACGTACTCTTAAACGGCTGAAATACTGGACAGAGAAAGACTCACGAATCAATGTAAGCTTCCGAAATGAAAATGGCCACATTTCAGCCTGTTCAAATACGGCCATCGAAATGGCGAAAGGTGAATTCACTGCCCTACTCGATCATGATGACGAATTGCCAATACATGCTTTATATTACGTAGCTCTTGAAATAATCAACCATCCCGAGGCCCATATTATTTATTCGGATGAGGATAAAATAACACCCGACGGATACCGACTTGATCCTTATTTTAAACCGGATTTTGGCATAGACCTTTTATGTTCCCACAACTTTGTATCTCATCTTGGAGTCTACCGAACAGAACTGCTGCGAAAGGTAGGAGGTTTCAGAGAAGATTTTGTAGGATCACAGGATTGGGACCTGGTCCTAAGATGCCTCGACCATATTTCAGCGGATAACATCCGGCATATTCCACGAGTTCTGTACCATTGGCGGCTTTCAAATGATTCAACGAGTGCCAGCGTTGGTAATAAAGATTACGCTGTAACTTCCGGACATCGGGCTCTTCAAGAATATTTGGATAAGCACGAGCCGAACGGGAAGGTAGAAAAAGGACCAACGACTGGCTCTTTCAGGATACGCTATATTACTCCCAACGACCCGTTAGTCTCTATTATTATACTCTCAAAAAATAATGCAAAGCTACTTCAAAAGTGTGTAGATTCCATTATAGAGAAAACGCGTTACTCCAATTACGAACTTATTATCGTAGATAACGGCAGCGACGAAGAAGATGCGCTAAGCTTCCTTGGATCACTAAATAAAAAAGACCGGGTCAGCGTATTAAATAACCCGGTACCTTTCAATTTTTCGAAACTGAATAATTGGGCCAGTGAAAAAGCCGAGGGCGAGGTCCTTTTATTTTTAAACAATGACATGGAGGTCGTGGAGGAAGATTGGCTGGCAGAACTAGTTAGCCATGCTATCCGAAACAATGTGGGTCCCGTTGGAACAAAGCTGCTCTATCCAGACGATTACATTCAACATGCAGGGATGATTATGGGTGTTGCCGGGATTGCGGGACACGCCTTCAAGTTTTTACATCGACAAAACCCCGGGCATATTGGAAGGGCTGGAATTATCCAAAATTACTCAGCCGTAACTGCAGCTTGCATGGCGATTCGAAAATCCGTTTTCCGGGAGCTGGGTGGATTCGATGGCGAAAATTTTGGCACAGCTTACAACGATGCCGACTTATGTTTAAGGGCGTGGCAAAAAGGTTACCGTACCGTATACACCCCCTATGCGATGCTCTACCATCACGAATCTGCTTCTCGTGGACTGGAAAACAATACAGAAAAAAAAGAACGTTGGCAAAAAGAGGCAGACGCCTTTAAAAAACAGTGGGCAGAAACAATCGGAAATGACCCCTTCTATAACCCAGCTTTTTCACTTAACACTGAGGATTTCGGATTAGCGAAACCACCGCGCTACAAGCGGCCATGGGATCAGTTTTTGGAAAAATCAAATAAAGCTCAGAGGGATGATTAA